A window of the Eulemur rufifrons isolate Redbay chromosome 6, OSU_ERuf_1, whole genome shotgun sequence genome harbors these coding sequences:
- the ROBO3 gene encoding roundabout homolog 3 — MLRYLLKTLLQMNLFADSLAGDISNSSELLFGFNSSVAPLNHTLLPPGDPSLNGSRVGPEDAMPRIVEQPPDLLVSRGEPATLPCRAEGRPRPNIEWYKNGARVATAREDPRAHRLLLPSGALFFPRIVHGRRARPDEGVYTCVARNYLGAASSRNASLEVAVLRDDFRQSPGNVVVAVGEPAVMECVPPRGHPEPSVSWKKDSARLKEEEGRITIRGGKLMMSHTHKSDAGMYVCVASNMAGERESAAAELMVLERPSFLRRPVNQVVLANAPVNFLCEVQGDPPPRLRWRKEDGELPTGRYEIRSDHSLWIGRVSAEDEGTYTCVAENSVGRAEASGSLSVHVPPQLVTQPQDQMAAPGESVAFQCETKGNPPPAIFWQKEGSQVLLFPSQSLQPTGRFSVSPRGQLNITEVQAGDAGYYVCQAVSVAGSILAKALLEIKGASLDGLPPVILQGPANQTLALGSSVWLPCRVTGNPQPSVQWKKDGQWLQGDDLQLTLMTNGTLYITNVQEMDLGFYSCVAKSSIGEATWSGWLKMREDWEGSPDPPTEVSTPPGPPSQPVVTEITKNSVTLTWKPSPQAGATVTSYVIEAFSQAAGNTWRTVADGVQLETHTVSGLQPNTIYLFLVRAVGAWGLSEPSPVSEPVRTQDSNPSRPVEDPWRGQWGLAEVAVRMKEPIVLGPRTLQVSWTVDGPVQLVQGFQVSWRVAGPDGGGWTVLDMQSPNQQSTVLRGLPPGTQIQIKVQVQGQEGLGAESPFVTRSIPEEAPSGPPQGVAVALGGDGNSSITVSWEPPLPSQQNGVITEYQIWCLGNDSRFHLNRSAAGWARSAMLRGLLPGLLYRTQVSAATSAGVGVASAPVLVQLPSPPELEPGLEVRPGLAERLARVLREPAFLAGSGAACGALLLGLCAALYRRRKQRKELSHYTASFAYTPAVSFPHSEGLSGASSRPPMGLGPAPYPWLADSWPRPSRSPSAQEPRGSCCPSNPDPDDRYYNEAGISLYLAQTARGTATSGEGPVYSTIDPAAEELQTFHGGFPQHPSGDPGTWSQYAPPEWSQGDSGARGGKVKLLGKPAQMPSLHWPEALPPPPPSCELSCLEGPEAELEGSSEPEEWCPPMPERSHLTEPSSSGGCLVTPSQGEIPSPTPSYGQQSTATLTPSPPDPPQPPTDMPHLHQMPRRVPLGPSSPLSVSQPTLGSHEGRPAGLGAGPSTSHHLSPSPAPSTASSGPGRTRQVPGEMTPPLQGPHARIRKKPRALPYRREHSPGDLPPPPLPPPEEEANWALGLRAAGSMSSLERERSGERRAVQAMPLGAQRGPHPEEAWLPYSRPSFLSRGQGTSTCSTAGSNSSRGSSSSRGSRGPGRSRSRSRSQSQRPGQKRREEPR, encoded by the exons ATGCTGCGCTACCTGCTCAAAACGCTGTTGCAGATGAACTTGTTCGCGGACTCCCTGGCCGGGGACATCTCCAACTCCAGCGAGCTGCTCTTTGGCTTCAACTCCTCGGTGGCGCCGCTCAACCACACCTTGCTGCCCCCGGGCGATCCCTCTCTTAACG GATCAAGGGTCGGGCCGGAAGACGCTATGCCACGCATCGTGGAGCAGCCTCCAGATCTGCTGGTCTCCCGGGGCGAGCCGGCCACGCTGCCCTGCCGTGCCGAGGGCCGGCCCCGACCCAACATCGAGTGGTACAAGAACGGAGCACGCGTGGCCACTGCGCGCGAGGACCCGCGCGCGCACCGCCTGCTGCTGCCCAGCGGCGCCCTTTTCTTCCCGCGTATCGTGCACGGGCGCCGGGCACGACCAGACGAAGGTGTCTACACTTGCGTGGCTCGCAACTACCTGGGGGCAGCATCTAGCAGAAATGCGTCGCTGGAAGTGGCAG tcCTCCGCGATGATTTCCGGCAGTCTCCTGGGAACGtagtggtggcagtgggggagCCGGCAGTAATGGAATGCGTGCCCCCCCGCGGCCACCCGGAGCCTTCGGTGTCCTGGAAGAAGGACAGTGCAAGActcaaggaggaggagggaaggatcACG ATCCGTGGAGGGAAGCTGATGATGTCACATACACACAAGAGTGATGCAGGGATGTATGTGTGCGTGGCCTCCAACATGGCAGGAGAACGGGAGAGTGCAGCAGCTGAACTCATGGTACTGG AGCGTCCCTCATTCCTGCGGAGACCAGTGAATCAGGTGGTCCTGGCCAACGCCCCTGTGAATTTCCTATGTGAGGTGCAGGGGGATCCTCCACCTCGTCTACGCTGGCGCAAGGAGGATGGGGAACTGCCCACAGGCAG GTATGAGATCCGGAGTGACCACAGCCTTTGGATTGGGCGTGTGAGTGCTGAAGATGAGGGGACTTACACCTGTGTGGCGGAGAACAGCGTGGGCCGTGCTGAAGCATCTGGCTCCCTCAGCGTCCATG TCCCACCTCAGTTGGTGACCCAGCCCCAGGACCAGATGGCAGCCCCTGGAGAGAGTGTGGCTTTCCAGTGTGAGACCAAAGGAAACCCCCCACCTGCCATCTTCTGGCAGAAGGAGGGGAGTCAG GTCCTGCTTTTCCCCAGTCAGTCACTTCAGCCCACGGGGCGCTTCTCAGTCTCTCCAAGAGGACAGCTCAACATCACTGAAGTGCAAGCTGGGGATGCTGGCTACTACGTGTGCCAGGCTGTCAGTGTGGCCGGCAGCATCCTGGCCAAGGCCCTGTTGGAGATAAAAGGAG cctccttgGATGGGCTGCCTCCCGTCATCCTCCAGGGACCAGCCAATCAGACGCTGGCACTTGGCTCCTCTGTGTGGCTGCCATGCAGAGTGACTGGGAACCCTCAGCCCAGTGTCCAGTGGAAGAAGGATGGGCAGTGGCTGCAGGGGGATGACCTCCAGCTCACCCTAATGACCAACGGTACCTTGTACATCACCAACGTGCAG GAGATGGACTTGGGTTTCTACAGCTGTGTGGCCAAGAGTTCCATAGGGGAGGCCACATGGAGTGGCTGGCTTAAGATGCGGG AAGATTGGGAAGGATCACCAGATCCCCCTACAGAAGTCAGTACCCCTCCGGGGCCTCCCTCTCAGCCAGTGGTCACTGAGATCACCAAGAACAGCGTTACTCTGACCTGGAAGCCCAGCCCACAGGCTGGGGCCACAGTCACCTCTTATGTGATAGAGGCCTTCAG CCAAGCAGCTGGCAACACATGGCGGACAGTGGCAGATGGCGTGCAGCTGGAGACACACACAGTCAGTGGTCTGCAGCCCAATACCATCTACCTGTTCCTGGTGCGAGCGGTGGGAGCCTGGGGCCTCAGTGAGCCCAGCCCTGTCTCTGAGCCTGTCCGCACACAGG ACAGCAACCCATCCAGGCCAGTGGAGGACCCATGGAGAGGCCAGTGGGGACTGGCTGAAGTGGCTGTGCGTATGAAGGAGCCCATAGTCCTTGGGCCCCGGACCCTGCAGGTGTCCTGGACT GTAGATGGCCCAGTCCAGCTGGTGCAAGGTTTCCAGGTGTCTTGGAGGGTGGCAGGCCCTGACGGGGGAGGCTGGACAGTGCTGGACATGCAGTCCCCAAACCAGCAAAGTACTGTGCTAAGAGGACTGCCCCCAGGGACCCAAATCCAGATAAAGGTGCAAGTCCAAGGCCAGGAGGGGCTAGGAGCTGAAAGCCCCTTTGTGACCAGGAGCATTCCTGAGGAGG cccccagcgGTCCCCCCCAGGGAGTGGCAGTGGCCTTGGGGGGTGATGGCAACAGCAGTATCACTGTGTCCTGGGAacctccactcccctcccagcAAAATGGGGTCATCACGGAATATCAG ATCTGGTGCCTGGGCAATGACAGCCGTTTCCACCTCAACCGGTCTGCGGCAGGCTGGGCACGCTCTGCGATGCTCCGGGGACTGCTGCCAGGTCTGCTCTACCGAACCCAGGTCTCGGCGGCCACCAGCGCTGGCGTGGGCGTGGCCAGTGCCCCCGTGTTGGTGCAGCTGC CCTCCCCTCCGGAATTGGAGCCTGGGCTCGAAGTGCGCCCGGGGCTGGCGGAGCGGCTGGCGAGGGTGCTGCGGGAGCCTGCCTTCTTGGCCGGCAGCGGCGCCGCCTGCGGGGCGCTCCTGCTCGGACTCTGCGCCGCCCTCTACCGGCGGCGGAAGCAGCGCAAGGAACTCAGTCACTACACCG CCTCTTTTGCCTACACACCTGCAG tgTCCTTCCCGCACTCAGAGGGCCTCTCTGGAGCCAGTTCCAG GCCACCCATGGGCCTTGGCCCTGCCCCCTACCCATGGCTGGCAGACTCGTGGCCCCGCCCTTCTCGAAGCCCCTcagcccaggagcccaggggaAGCTGCTGCCCCAGCAATCCTGACCCAGACGACAGATATTACAATG AAGCAGGAATCTCCCTATACCTGGCTCAGACAGCCCGGGGCACTGCCACCTCTGGCGAGGGTCCTGTCTACAGCACCATTGACCCAGCTGCAGAGGAACTGCAGACCTTCCACGGGGGTTTCCCCCAGCATCCCTCAGGGGATCCAGGCACCTGGAGCCAGTATGCTCCTCCAGAGTGGAGCCAGGGGGACAGTG GAGCCAGGGGAGGCAAAGTGAAGCTTCTGGGGAAACCTGCACAGATGCCCTCTCTGCACTGGCCGgaagccctgcccccacctcccccttcttGTGAACTGAGCTGCCTGGAGGGGCCTGAGGCGGAGCTGGAGGGCAG CTCAGAGCCAGAGGAGTGGTGCCCACCAATGCCCGAGAGAAGCCACCTGACCGAGCCCAGCTCCAGTGGAGGGTGCCTGGTCACCCCATCCCAAGGGGAAATCCCTTCTCCCACACCCTCCTATGGCCAGCAGTCCACAGCCACTCTTACCCCCTCACCTCctgaccctccccagccccccactgACATGCCCCATCTCCATCAGATGCCCAG GAGGGTGCCCCTTGGGCCAAGTTCCCCTCTCAGTGTCTCCCAGCCCACTCTGGGCAGCCACGAAGGGAGGCCTGCTGGCCTGGGTGCCGGCCCCTCAACCTCCCATCacctcagccccagccctgcccctagCACAGCCAGCAGTGGCCCAG GGAGAACCCGGCAGGTGCCTGGGGAGATGACTCCCCCACTTCAAGGACCCCATGCCCGGATCCGGAAGAAACCCAGGGCTCTTCCCTATAGGAGGGAGCACAGTCCTGGGG ACTTGCCCCCACCACCCTTGCCGCCGCCAGAGGAAGAGGCCAACTGGGCCTTAGGGCTGAGAGCAGCAGGCAGCATGTCCTCCTTGGAGCGGGAGCgcagtggggagaggagagcgGTGCAGGCCATGCCCCTGGGGGCCCAGCGGGGGCCTCACCCTG AAGAGGCCTGGCTCCCATACAGCAGACCAAGCTTCCTGTCCCGGGGCCAGGGCACCAGCACCTGTTCCACAGCTGGCAGCAACTCTTCCAGGGGCTCCAGCAGCTCTCGGGGCTCCCGGGGCCCtggccggagccggagccggagccgaaGCCAGAGCCAAAGGCCAGGACAGAAACGCCGAGAG gAACCAAGATGA